A window of Schistocerca cancellata isolate TAMUIC-IGC-003103 chromosome 1, iqSchCanc2.1, whole genome shotgun sequence genomic DNA:
cacacacaaacaaacacacagacTGCTGAAATCACTCTTCTCCCTTTATAGAAGTAATCCAATTATCAATGATAACTTATAATAACGTAAGATACATTCTGCGTAAATCACTGACGATATTATTTAGTCTCTCTCCTATTAACTGTCTGATTTATATTCACTTTAGACGTGAACTTTTATCTTTAACATGACCAGAAGACTAGAGCCCCAAGTTCGACAGACTCTACATCGATATTTAACTAAACAATTCCTATCCGTCACACATTACAAAGCTGTGTTGCACCTCAAAGAGAACCTATGGCGGAAGAAGGGTATACCGCCCCTGGCTAAATTGTAAGGTGCACTGAGAACTGGCCTTAAGAATGAGTTGGAAAGATTTTTTCGTTATCATCTGGATTTTTGTATCAATCTCAGTCAAATGATCTGATCTAATGAAATTCTATCACACTGTCCGTTCCGCCTACCTGTTGCCCCCAGTGCTGGACCGTGTTTTGGGGCGACGGTCATCTTCCACCATAGTCAGGTTTTTTTCCATTCCATAGATGCTGCATCGTATCTCCACAGCCAGCTGCTGAAAGCTCGCTGGTGCAAAATACTTAACAATCGCAACAAATGGTTCAAGCTCTACTAATGACATGACTGTCGCTCCTTGAGGAAGCCGTCTTTACATTATCtcataaaaagtatccagacacctattattgAACATTAACATGGCGTATATCTACTCTTCGCCGTTATCATATTAAGTGCAAATGGGTACCACACCGTGACAACTAAGAACACATCTATACCATAACACCCCTGCTTCAGTAGTTCAATGTTGCTACTACACATAATGGTACGTTGCGTTCTCCAGGCTtctgccaaacccaaaccctgcTACAGAGTAAAGTtcaattcatcactccaaatcacttgttctcAGTCATCCACTGGCCAGTGAAGACTTTTTACATGATATCGAGTGTCGCTTAGcgttgactgcagaaatgtgtggcataCGAGGAGTGCTCGATCATTGCACACCATGCTTTTTAACCCCCATCTCACAGTCcttatgctagctggactgctgacaGAACTTTGAAACTCATGAGGGATTCCGCTTGCTGATTTCATGGGATCCTTGCAGCCATCCTACACAATGGGTGACAGTCCCTGTCCAACATTGTGTGAGATCCAACTAGTTTTTGGTTTGACCCTGGTTGCTCCTAGGTGTTTCCACATTACAATCATATCACTAGTTATgaacttgggcagctttaaaaaggttgaaatgtcgctgatggactTGTTACTCTTGTGACATCCAGTAGCCagcccacattcgaagtcactgagctcctctAATCGACTCAttatgctgttactgcttctctactgacaataaaaTTCTCTCCATCTCATTTTATGCTGGGAATGCCTCCTGTTACATATAGTGGCCAGTTCTGCATCACATAggaatgtccagatacttttgatcagatagtacatAGGAAGAAACTTGTGCCAAAATGTTGGTTCGTTGCATTGCATAGTATGTTTATGTGCGAGAAGGCTCCACGTGTTCAACAATGGCTAATTTCTTGGGGTGGGGCGGTCTGGTGTGGACATGGGTGCATCTTGTCTCTCTATTACGCCATTCCTAACAGATGaccaaaataaaatggttcaaatggctctgagcactatgggactaaacatctgaggtcatcagtcccctagaactttgaactacttaaacctaactaacctaaggacatcacatacatccatgcccgaggcaggattcgaacctgcgaccgtagcggtcacacggttccaaactgaagcgcctagaactgttcagcCATTGCGGCCGGCTGACCAAAAAATTTCTTCCCATAGTCACATGGGAATATTCCCCTAGTTTAATAAGTTTGATGTCGTGTTTGACTGTAGTTATCATCAGCAGTCACACATCGTTGGTGGTGGAAGGGTGTGGAAGGGAGTTGGAGAGAGGGAGAGCGACTGTTGCTCTGAGAAGTGCTTCAGGAGTGGAGATAGCAGATACACGAGATGTCTTTTACGTTTCGTGCATTGGTCGAATTGTGTGGAATTCATCGAAAACACATATTTTTCACAACTAAGTAGCGTATTTCCTGGCATTTTGCCTCAACAAACTGTACTAAAAATGatgcgtttcggagagatctttaatgtggtCTATCACTGAAACTGCATACTTCCATAACATGGACAGTACGAAAGCATATGGAATGTTAGCTTTGAAAAAGCTGAAAACACCATGTCAGctgccctgtttgcctcggtcagCCAATCACAGTGCAGAGCACATGATCTCGTCAACCAGTCATAACATAGGACATGTGACTGAGGTTATGGTTAGGTTGGGACCTAACACAACAGCTGAAACTGCTTTGAGGgaaaacagtcaaatatttgtgagagttaaggtttttaaattattttgggcTGTGGCATTAGGTTCCAACCACACTACAACCGCCATCACATGTCCTGTGCTATGACTGGCTAACAGAAGCAAGCCGAGCAGCCGCCATGTTGTTTTCAGTGGTTGCAAAGCTAACATGCTGTATTCGGTAGTTCACAAATTTATAGTTGTGTAAAATCTCTCCAAAACATGTCATTTTTAGTATGGTTGGTGTGCTACGGCGGCGGCAAATGTTATATCAACATTTAAAAGTGTATCCTTTTATTAATAAGTTATTGTTTTGTTGCAAATAATGCACCTTTGTTGCTTTAAAAAAGGAACACAGAAACAAATAAAGGAGTTAAAATTTGGAGCATGAAAGAAAAACTaggtgaaaacaaaaagaaattgaatGAATGTCACAAAAATAGACCTAGAGGAACTATACATCAGATAAAGAACTTTAAACCAACAGGGAAGAGAGGCCCCAGGAGACCAAGAAAAAGACAGGTGATGTAATAGGCCACAATTGGTTTGGTACCAAAACTGCAGAAGGGAAAGGTGGACATTAAAAAGAGTTCCACTTATAGAAAAGATTAAATGTATATGGGAAAATATTTAAGTTCAGACtatgcactgcaggatttgcgttagaagtgttagtgtcatgacttgccattaggaACCAATAGTGGTACGGTGATAATAGGTTTGAAACACATGCATCAGTGCGAATTACAGTTGCAGGCAGTCAATATGGGTCTGAAAAGGACAGCaggtctttcaaatggttcaaatggctctaagcactatgggacttaacatatgaggtcattagtcccctagaacttagaactacttaaacctaactaacctaaggacatcacatacatccatgcccaaggcaggattcgaacctgcgaccgtagcggtcgcgcagttgcagactgaagcacctagaatcactcggtcacaccggccagcagcaggtctttactcgcaaggctgttttatcaaaacaaaggCAAAAGTGCTGTTGCTCTTCACGAGTGTTGATGCATTAAAGGATTGTGGAGAGGTTTCTTCGAAAAATCCACAAAAACAGTTATTCGCTATATTTTCAACGTCATTAGCGGACTAAAACCCAGCTGAAGATTCCAAGatagctatgcacagcaaatgactgaaattttacgGTATATCTCTAAGAGCTAATCTCGAAAATCTTGATACCTTTATCTGTTTCCAAGACACCAAGGTTCAAATTTACCCTATTTTTACATATAAAATTCGGTATGAGCGAAATCTGAATAAAAAATAACTGCAGCACATTGCACAAATTTTATCAGTATATTTCACAGGCATTTATCTAAAATAGATGTGTACGCATTTCCAGAAATCttcatccgttatcgagaaacatccAAAAAACTTGCTTATTGGGTACTAAAACACAGCTGCACTTTCACGACAGCTGTGGACAGCAAATGGCTGTATTTTACGATGTATGCCTAACATCCCgaactcgaacaaccttgaaaattttctttgcatcttcatccatttccgaggcacAGAGTTTCAAAGTTACCTTGCTTTTCCACGGAAAACACGCACATAAGATCTGGTGTGAGGCGAAAATGCATGGAGTGACGTAGCACAGAGAaatgtgctgtaaagtgtctccgttatccgCTGGGAACCCTGTGTTGTAGTATACAGGCAAAATTTTTTGAACATAAAAATCCGGTCTCAGGTGTAAAATTGCGTTtgtattatttcagtttcacgtaagaaaaccatttaaattttatttcttttcatatgagttacaacaGGGCGAAGATGGGAGCCAGTGGAAATGTGCTTTTATCGGAGCTCAAAAAATGCGGAtaagttcctgtttatttaaaagactctgaatggAAAGtgcggtaccagctgcctcattctacgttCATCAGCGCctttaaaaatgtttccaaaaattttggcacgcaATACTATTCACATTTTTATGGTAGGGGAGAAGATgggagtggcagtggcaaagagatggaaaagtaagccggccggtgtggccgagcggttctaggcgctacagtctggaaccgagcgactgctacggtcgcaggttcgaatcctgcctcgggcatggatgtttgtgatgtccttaggttagttaggtttaagtagttctaagttcaagggactgatgacctcaaatgttgagtcccatagtgctcagagccatctgagccattttttgtgatACAGGGGCAATGACAGAGACACACAAAGAGATAAAGACACTGAGTTGGGCTgactgagtgagtgagaaaggggaaCTGGCATGGATGGATATGAGTGACTTACAATGCACTGctaggtgtgagtgagttacagttaggggagcttgtgggacaCTGTtctgagttgcatgttaaaaaaatgcAAACAAGTTCACATGCCaacatttttgggaaatttttaaagggctgaggaaagtagaatgaggcagctggtacctcatTTTTCAGTCAGATAAACAGAAACGCATTTGCGTTTTTTGTGCTTCGATGGGAGAATTTTTCCCtgcttaaaatgtgtttctttcaatggtttactcATTATGTTTGTTCTGCATGTTCTTgcaaatgttttcacaaagtttcattgttgtataatcGCTCGTTTGTAGTGGGGGCCCTCTAaagttgttgtcgttgtcttcagtcctgagtctggtttgatgcagctctccatgctactctatcctgtacaagcttcttcatctcccagcacttactgcaacctacatacctctgaatctgcttagtgtattcatttcttggtctccctctacgatttttaccctccacgctgccctccaatgctcaatttgtgatcccttgatgcctcagaacatgtcctaccaaccggtcccttcttcttgtcaagttgtgcctcaaactcctcttctccccaattctattcaatacctcctcattagttacgtgatctacccatctaatcttcagcattcttctgtagcaccacatttcgaaaccttctattctcttcttgttcaaactatttaccgtccatgtttcacttccatacatggctacactccatacaaatactttcagaaacgacttcctgacacttaaatctatactcgatgttaacaaatttctcttcttcagaaacgctttccttgccattgccagtctatattttatatcctctctacttcgaccatcatcagttattttgccccccaaatagcaaaactcctctactactttaagtgtctcatttcctaatctaattccctcagcatcacctgacttaattcgactacattccattatcctcgttttgcttttgttgatgttaatcttatatcctcatttcaagacactgtccattccgttcaactgcacttccaggtcctttgctgtctctgacagaattacaatgtcatcggcgaacctcaacgtttttatttcttctccatggactttgatacccactccgaatttttcttttgtttcctttactgctttctcaatatacagattgaataacatcagggataggctacaaccctgtctcactcccttcccaactgctgcttccctttcgtgcccctcgactcttataactgccatttggtttctgtacaaattgtaaatagcctttcgctccctctgaagtagcaaaagtttaattaaaacCATCCAGTACAACCGGAAAAGCAAAGGACCCAGAACAGACCCCTGTGGAAGTCGCACGTTACCTGATGGGAGACGAGGACTGGTTGCGCTTGGCGGCCTTCTTGCTGGGCGCCGGGCTGGCGGGGCTGCTGCGTGGCAGCCGCGGGGAGGCGcagggcgacggcggcggcagcgAGTGCGTCTCGTCCAGCTCGCGGATGCGCGACGCCAGGCTCTCGAGCGCCGCCAGCGCGTGCTGCTGCTGCCTCCGTGGCGCGCTGGGCGGACTCGCCGCTGGCGACAGCGGCGCTGGCGCCAGCACTGCCTGCGCGCCACTGGCCCTGACCTCAGCGCGCCGCTCGCCGACTGGCGGAGACTCCCGCGGCGGCGGGGCTGCCGGTGGCGGTGACGACGCCGATGACGACTCGCGACTCACCTCGCCGCTCGCGCTCGCCGAGCCGGTTTCCTTCCCGGCACGGTCGGTCGATCTCTTCGTGGACGGAGGATCCGCAGTGGAACTGCTCTCGGACGTATCGCTGGTCGGAAACAGATCGCTAGAGTCGAGGCTCTTGCTCTTGCCGCAGTGCTTCAGCTTGGGCAGCCCCGCGCAACTGTCCTTCGCCTTGTCACCTCCCTCGCGACTCtggtgctgcttgcttttgtgtttCCGCTGTTTCTTCCTGTTCACCAGGACTAGGCGCTTCGGCGTGTCCTTCCTCAGCATGGACAGGGCTACGTCGCACGGGACTATGTTGACGTCGACCATGTCGAGGTATCCGACGCTGCAGCTCCGCACCATGGAGTCGGCTACACAAGCGGCTGTGCAGGGAGCTATCGATACCGAAGTCGGGATACGTCTGACTCCCCTTTCCGGAGCGACCGGCTCGCCCGATCCGTCTTCGTCGATGAAGAGCAGTTCTTCCGGTTTCGTAACGCACCACTTGTTGCCGGCAATACCTATCTGGTTCCCACTAGGACTCGATTTCGTCGCGCCACTCTTCTCCTTTCTCTTGCCCGCACTGCTACTACTCGTCCCTTTGTGTGGTGACGTGCAGTAGGACGGGCCACTTGTCGTAGTGAAACTTCCCTCTAAAGTGATCGCTGTTTCGCTATAGCTGCCATTATTAGACTGGTGGGGTTTACCGCTCCCCTCTGTATCCAGTCTCTTCACCACAACTGGTTTCATTTCGACGCAGCTTTGCTCTGCCCCTCCCGGTGTTAAACTGAGATTCGTTACCGCGTTGCCCCTGTTTTGGTTATGCTCGATTGTGGTTTTCACTCTTTGTATGTTACCGGAAAAATCGGACGGCGAGGAGGCTACCATAGTATGTGTCGAGGACGTCAGGTCGATTAAAACGTCGCTCGGAGCTACCGTGTTTTTAGGCGACTGCAGAGCAGGAACTGCTCCTTCACAAACTAGTGGCGGAATGACGTGTCGGGACTGTCCACCTTGGGAGGCCATTCCGATGTTAGATCGCGTTATTTGTGCAACAGCACCACTACTATAACTGTTACTACTGCCCGACCCTAAGGCGTTATTGTAAGACCCATTCCCATTGTAACCATTCCCATTGTAACCATTCCCATTAGGCACGGATATCATCTGCTGACACGGGTAACTGTCTGTACAATTTTTCGCTGCAGACGAAACGGAAGCAGGAACAGAACTATTTTTGAGACTTTCACAAGAGCTCGTGGCTTCCGTCACTTCACTGTACGAGAATTCGTCCTCGTATGACTCTGCTCTCGCTAGAGCGGCGGTCGCGTTGCTAGATATAGTTATACTATTCTGGTGGCTGTGAGCTTTCGAGCTGTGCAGTGCCTGGTGCATCCTCGATCGACTCTGTACGAAACGACCGCTGGTGGACGGCGTGTGATGGCTTCTCGGTGTCATGGGTGCTATGGGCGGAGCGATGTCGCTCTGGTAACCGGCCGGCATTTTGGAGCTCTCCTCGTGGTAATACGCCTCCTCTTCGTCCTCGGAGAATAGGTTTGGATTGAAGTTGGGGTCGGGGCCGGGTGGGAAGTCGTCTCGGAGTTCGGTGATCACCAGGGTCATCTGGCGGGGCTGCAGGTGGAGGAGCGAAGTCTTGTAAGTGACCTGGCCCAAGTTTGCTGGTACTGACGGAGCTAAGCCGTGGATTTTAAACTTCGTACCCCAGATGTTTGATGTCACTTCCACCAGTTTGATGTGCTGAAACAAATTAGAAGTTTATGCCAACATAGTTAACGCTGTTCAAAGTGAATATGCATTTGTGAACAGAaatcaactgatcgatgaaattTTCAGGGACCCCAAAGTGCAACAAATATATATAACGATGCAGTCCTCACCACTATTGTACGTTTATCTGCTAACTGCTCAGGGCCAGGCATATGACTCCTAGACCCTATAAAAATGAAAGAGATGAACTATATCGGTtcagaaaaaaacaaagaaaaaccaaAAAGAGATTGGACAAAAAAGCTATACGTAAGAAGGAAATAAAGAAGTGAATCATCCATGGGTTGGTAGCTAAGTGGGTAAGTATCGCCCAAAGCTCAGAGCTTCAGTCCTGAATTGAGCCAACCGTTTTTCTTGACATTTATCGCTTCTTTCGTTTCTGGCAATAATTTGTTAAAGTTACAAGTGCATTTTAAACTGTTGATCTCCCTACAACTGGCTGTTGGATCGTTTCAAGCGATGGAGAAAGATAAGAGCTTAGCTCGTCCAGTAGTATCACGCAAAGTGAATGTACTGTGGTGCCAAAATCAACCTTTGAGTCGATGACAGTTTTGCCTTATCGCCAGAGAACAGCAAACAAATCTGGAATTAGGCAGTAGGGAAGAGAACTTAACAGATCCTTCCTAATTAACGGAAAGGTCCAAATTATGTATACTTAGCTGACTTTGTGTATAGTCTACTATCTGAAGCTAGTGAAGATAGTCACAGACGAGACAGAAAATGAAACCGAGAATAGCAAAGCAAACGCATAACGTTACTTGACAAAGGAAAACCCTGAAGTATTGTCCCAATATAATTCTCTTATCActaaaaagatgagtgaaatagatagtGTCAGAAGCGTTGAGaggcagctgaaatcgttaaaactgaacaaatttcCAGTGCCCGACGGAATCGCTATCAGATTTTATACCCAGTTTTCGACCCTGTTAACTACAATCTATCGTGAATCCCTTGAGCAAAAGACCGTGCCCTGGAGTTAGAAgagagcacaggtcacacctgtccacAAGAAGAATAGCGGAAGTAATTCACCATATCTCGGCAtacatttgctgtagaatcttataacatattctgagctcaaacataaagagGTATCTGGAACAGAATGACATTCTCCATGCCAGCCAGCAAAGATTTAGAAAACACCAATCATGTGAAATAcagctcgcacttttctcatgGATCAatgcaggtagatgcagtatttctcgatttctggaAAGCACTTCACTCAACGCCACagctatgcttattatcaaaagtacgatcataagggATATCAAGCGAaagttgtgactggactgaagatttcttggtaaggaggacacaacatgttatcttgaatggtgaATCATCGGCAGATGTATAGATAACTTGGGGTATGCCGCAGGGAAGCGTGTttggaccattgctgttcatgttgaccTTGCtgacaatattgatagtaacctcagacttctcgAAGATGGTGAAGTTATCCATAATGACGTACAGTCTGAACAAAGCTGCACAGATATTttatcagaccttgataagatttcaaagtggtgccaagataggcagcttgctttaaacgatcagaaatgtaaaattttgca
This region includes:
- the LOC126137422 gene encoding tubby-related protein 4; this translates as MLDEGWKLNRTNYYQEGWLATGNVRGIVGVTFTTSHCKKAGDFPLRTNYNLRGHRSEVILVKWNEPYQKLASCDSSGIIFVWIKYEGRWSIELINDRNTPVTHFSWSHDGRMALICYQDGFVLVGSVAGQRYWSSMLNLESTITCGIWTPDDQQVYFGTTAGQIIVMDVHGAMVSQVQIGSEVGITSMAWSCEKFKMEEGDDADLNGTQPEERTFVLAVSLQNGFVFLMKSFDDVSPVQVHTGLSGPLCIEWSNSRELLAVAGSYQQPGSADYTNVLRFYSDAGVLIYSTSIPYTQSPVTALTWGHNDKRLFVATGCQVHIAWVSRRVASLQLMCRLRVHGQLRAEHQVAALPLPARIKALISNLFAQTIRCCVPETSALREFVSRPPAGSVRLHCTMIRHDDDSNLSSGTCYTLYLEYLGGLVPLLKGKRTSKIRPEFVIFDPQVDESSLGGDSNHDSGKSSGSSQNAASDTSDTEREEGCGSPRVQRRKRRRNKSHGGGGGGGGGGGGEKAGSAAAGAAADAEQEDLTYVDTLPEHIKLVEVTSNIWGTKFKIHGLAPSVPANLGQVTYKTSLLHLQPRQMTLVITELRDDFPPGPDPNFNPNLFSEDEEEAYYHEESSKMPAGYQSDIAPPIAPMTPRSHHTPSTSGRFVQSRSRMHQALHSSKAHSHQNSITISSNATAALARAESYEDEFSYSEVTEATSSCESLKNSSVPASVSSAAKNCTDSYPCQQMISVPNGNGYNGNGYNGNGSYNNALGSGSSNSYSSGAVAQITRSNIGMASQGGQSRHVIPPLVCEGAVPALQSPKNTVAPSDVLIDLTSSTHTMVASSPSDFSGNIQRVKTTIEHNQNRGNAVTNLSLTPGGAEQSCVEMKPVVVKRLDTEGSGKPHQSNNGSYSETAITLEGSFTTTSGPSYCTSPHKGTSSSSAGKRKEKSGATKSSPSGNQIGIAGNKWCVTKPEELLFIDEDGSGEPVAPERGVRRIPTSVSIAPCTAACVADSMVRSCSVGYLDMVDVNIVPCDVALSMLRKDTPKRLVLVNRKKQRKHKSKQHQSREGGDKAKDSCAGLPKLKHCGKSKSLDSSDLFPTSDTSESSSTADPPSTKRSTDRAGKETGSASASGEVSRESSSASSPPPAAPPPRESPPVGERRAEVRASGAQAVLAPAPLSPAASPPSAPRRQQQHALAALESLASRIRELDETHSLPPPSPCASPRLPRSSPASPAPSKKAAKRNQSSSPIRKHLLNSPLLSRRQRKNKSIESSDDEIVHSGDEIFNGRNYRDLESFQKAQLRQKLKRGKGIDGSPTPQSPRRREFVMHNKAPMWNESSQVYQLDFGGRVTQESAKNFQIEFRGKQVMQFGRIDGNAYTLDFQYPFSALQAFAVALANVTQRLK